GCGCTCACTGATTCATGAGACTGCAATGTCACTTATCTCCGTCAAAGACCTCTCTCTAACTCGTGTTGACTCGCTCTTCACCGGCCTGAGTTTCTCAATCGGCAAAGGCGATCGCCTTGGCCTTGTCGCCGCTAATGGCCGCGGCAAATCATCCCTCCTTCGTATTTTGGTCGGCCAGGAAGACGCAACGGCGGGGACCGTCACCCGCATACGCGGACTGATCGCCGCCGCCGCCCCGCAAGATCCACCCGAACGGCTCCGGTCCCTTAGCTTCCATGATGCGAGAAGCTCTTGCTCCGGAGGTCGCCCAAACACAGGGCTGGCGGGTCGATGTCCTGCTCGATGATCTTTTCGTCGACGAATCCATAAGGGGCCGCGCTGTCCATACTCTATCCGGCGGCTGGCAACGGACGATGCTTCTAGCGAGGGCCGCCATTGTCGAACCTGACCTGCTCCTGCTGGATGAGCCGACAAATCACCTCGACATCGGCCGGATCGGCGTGCTGGAAAGGTTCCTAGCAGCGTTGCCTCGCGATTGCGCCATGGTCGCAGCGAGCCATGACCGCGCCTTCCTCGACGACGTGACCAGCCGGACGTTGTTCTTGCGCCCAAAGGAAAGTTCAGACTTTTCTCTGCCCTATTCTCGCGCTCTGCAAGCGCTGGAGGATCACGACGCGGCGCGAAAAAGACAGTTCGACAACGATATGCGCAAGGTCAAAGTTCTTCGACAACAGGCGGCGAAGCTCAAGAACATCGGCATCAATTCCGGGTCCGACCTACTGGTGGTAAAGACAAAGCAGCTGTCGGAGCGCGCCGACAAACTCGAGGAGCGCGCCCGACCGGCGCAGCTGGAGCGCTCAGCAGGAACCATCCGCCTTACCAACAGCGGCAGCCACGCCAAAGCGCTGATAGCAATCAAGGACACCGCCATCGTCACGCCGGATGGGAGGCCGTTGTTCCGTACCGGTACGAAATGGATCGAGAGCGGGGATCGGGTTGCTCTCCTAGGAGCAAACGGTACGGGCAGACGAGGCTCATCGAGCGATTGCGGGCGGCTGTTGCGGGGTCCGATCCGGATATCCGTGTCGCGACGAGCCTCAAGTTGGGATATTCGAATCAGGCGCTATCACAGCTCGAGATGTTCAAGACCCCACAGGACGCGTTCAAGAGCCTGAGCAATCTCCCGGACCACCAGGCGCGCTCCCTGCTCGCGGGCGCCGGCGTCGGCATAGACGCCCAAACTGCGCCTATACCTCGCCTTTCGGGGGGGGGCAGCGAGCGCGGCTTGCAATGCTTCTTCTGCGCTTGCTCCAGCCAAACTTCTACCTTTTGGATGAGCCAACCAATCATCTCGATATCAATGGGCAGGACTCGCTGGAGAGCGAGTTGGTCGAGCATGGCGCGGCTTGTCTTTTGGTCAGCCATGATCGAGCATTTGTCCGAGCTGTGGCGACGCGAATCTGGGTCATCACAGGTCAGCGACTTGTCGAGGTTGATGACCCGGTACCGGTCTTTGACAAGCTGATGTCCAGCTGATCCTGCATTGCCTGGGGCGTTGACTAGTCTGCGACCTGCTCAGGCCTAGTTGAGTTCGGTTGTCGGAATGGTCATTGATTGTCCGGCGAAATCACACGCCTCTTAAATCAGCGGGTCCCAGGTTCGAGCCCTGGTGCGCCCACCAAGCTTTTCAAAGACTTGGACAGACCTCGCGGAGTACGGAGCTTTCGGTCGGGAAATCGGCTTGATCGGTCCTGAATTCGCCTGAGAATCCGGCTTTGATAGCTGCGCGCCAAGCCGCCGGGCGCTCGGCCACGGCAAGGCCATTTGCGGATGTATCGGCCCGTTGAAGTCGTCCACGACGTTCTAGCGGACCTGCCTTCCTGCATCGAGCTGTTGAGACGTCGGAGGTCAACCAGCGTTCTTCGCCGAAACGCCGTTGCTCGTCGGCAAAGACCGTCTCGCGCCGGGGCCCGGATGAACATGGACTGCCTTCGCCGTCAGCGGCTCACCGCATTCGGAGCAGATCATGACAGGATCAAACATCTTGTGGCAGTTCTTGTGTTCATGCAGCAGCGGTCGTCCGCGCGAGTCGACCATGTGGACGTTGCCCCAGTGCACAATCGACATGATGATTGGATAGAGATCGAGACCCTTTTGCGTCAGGATATACTCGTAGCGCTTCGGCGCTTCTTGATACGGAATCTTGCGCAGGACGCCAAAGCGGACAAATTTCTTCAGCCGATCGGCGAGCAGATGGCGGGTGATTCCGAGCGACGTCTGGAAGTCATCAAATCTGCGGATGCGCAAGAAACATTCGCGCAGGATGAGGAGGCTCCAGCGGTCACCGATCACCGCCACGGTACGGGCGAGAGAGCATGGCTCCTCCTCAAGGGTATCCCATTTCATCGAAGTCTCCAGCGAATCCGTAGCGGCACTGCAAATAAATTCTAAATCAGAACTCACGGAAAATCAATGGGATGCCCGCATTCGCGCGCCACGACGCCGATTGTATGATAAACATCATATTGACAGTTCTAAAATAGAACTTTATCGGTGCGGCACGATCAATCGGGTGGCGAACAACCGCCGCCGTCGAAGAGAAGGGCGTTCCATGGCTGCTCCGCTCAAGGTCGAGTTTCATTTCGATTTCGGCAGTCCCAACGCTTACCTCGCCGAGCTCGCGCTGCCCGGCATCGAGCAACGAACCGGCGTCAAATTCGACTACGTGCCGGTGCTGCTCGGCGGCGTCTACAAAGCGACCGGCAACCTGTCGCCCGCCGAGTCGCTGCGCGGGATCAGGAACAAGCCGGAATACAATGCGCTCGAGACCCAACGCTTCCTGCGCCGGCACAACGTCACGAAGTTCACGATGAACCCGTTCTTCCCGGTGAACACGCTTGCGCTGATGCGCGGCGCCGTTGCCGCGGAGTTCGAGGGGGCGTTCGAGCCCTACTTCCGCGCTGCCTATCACCACATGTGGGTCGAGCCCAAGAAGATGGACGATCCGCAGGTCTTCCGCGATGCGTTTCTGTCGTCAGGGCTGGACATCGATCGCATCAGCGCGCGCGCCCAGCAGGACGACGTCAAGAAGAGGTTGATCGAGAACACTGGCAGCGCCGTGGCGCGCGGTACGTTCGGCTCGCCGACGTTCTTCGTCGGCGACGAGATCTACTTTGGCAAGGACAGCCTGCGCGATGTCGAGGACGAAATCCTAGCGCAATCGGCGGCGGCGCAGCGTAAGAGCGCCTGATCGCGCGGAGGC
This is a stretch of genomic DNA from Bradyrhizobium sp. CB2312. It encodes these proteins:
- a CDS encoding 2-hydroxychromene-2-carboxylate isomerase, translating into MAAPLKVEFHFDFGSPNAYLAELALPGIEQRTGVKFDYVPVLLGGVYKATGNLSPAESLRGIRNKPEYNALETQRFLRRHNVTKFTMNPFFPVNTLALMRGAVAAEFEGAFEPYFRAAYHHMWVEPKKMDDPQVFRDAFLSSGLDIDRISARAQQDDVKKRLIENTGSAVARGTFGSPTFFVGDEIYFGKDSLRDVEDEILAQSAAAQRKSA
- a CDS encoding helix-turn-helix domain-containing protein, with amino-acid sequence MKWDTLEEEPCSLARTVAVIGDRWSLLILRECFLRIRRFDDFQTSLGITRHLLADRLKKFVRFGVLRKIPYQEAPKRYEYILTQKGLDLYPIIMSIVHWGNVHMVDSRGRPLLHEHKNCHKMFDPVMICSECGEPLTAKAVHVHPGPGARRSLPTSNGVSAKNAG